The Streptomyces achromogenes DNA segment TGGCACGAATGCATTTGTCAGCCCCGCGAGGGCCGGGCGCAGCTCCGGGTGGTGCCGCAGGATCACCGTGGCCATGGAGTTGTCGTCGATCCAGGCCATGCCGGCCTTGGAGTACACCTCCGGGGTGTAGTACGAGGTGAAGAAGCGGTCACTGCTCAGCCTGACCGAAGCCATCAGGATGAAGATGCGGAACGCGGTGTTGCTGAAGGTGAACCCGGCCGGAAGCCTCTCGGCGTACATTCCGATCGTCAGGTCGACCTTCTCGATATCGTTCTCGTACAGCCGCTTGATCTCCTTGGCCCACGCCGCGTTGTCCGTAAGATCCTCGAAGTTCGCCGCGGGCTTCATCCGCAGAAGCCGGCGGAACTCGTTGTAGCGGGGGATGCCCAGCTCCCGGCTGCGCAGGATGTCGGTGGCGGCGAGGTCCTGGAGGTGCCCGTCGGGGCGCTGGTACTCCTGGAGAAACTTCGGGAAGTTGTGCAGGGTGACCAGTCCCGGGTGGAGTGTGCCGAAGCTGTAGAGCAGATCGCCCATGTTCGTGGTCTGGAGGACCTTCAGCGCCTCGGGTCCGGAGATGTCGCGCAAAGAGCAGTGGCGCAGGGTCTCGTTGTCGACGGCGGAGCGCAGGTCCCAATCGTCGCGGATCAGCGGATGCATGCGGTAGATGGCCACGAACTCCTCGGTGAGGGCGAACGGGGCGCCGTAGTGATCCGTTTTCGCGCCGGGGATGCCGCTGACGATCTCGCTGTCGCTGATTCGGCCAAGGAGGTTGTGGATGCGTTCCCCCGCGAGGCCCCACCAGTTGGTCTGCAGGGCCTTGACGGTCGTGGGATGGCTGATCACAGCCGGCGTCCACTCCACGGTGTGGATTTTGGCGATGAGCGCGGAGTTGACGAGCCGCGCCCGCTGGAACAGCTCCTCGTCGTCCCAGGACGGGTACGCGGCATGCAAGTGGTCGCAGACGGCGTTGTGCTCCCGGGCGAACA contains these protein-coding regions:
- a CDS encoding peroxidase family protein: MSTLRSLFRRSRSSSASLPWKIAGDLAEYVDRRIGWDKLAVIPGLAVLFGLRVRLRQENLHDTTHLPSVNLPDPGPKLEKHKVNRSADGSYNDLDEPRMGMAGTRFNRNIPLDKIAPATREDVLSRPNPRDVSRALLTRHELIPAESVNSLVSTWLQFMIRDWFSHGTNPEDRPWEVPLMDDDPWPERPMRIMRTPEDPTRDPQADAEMPDTRVNVSSHWWDASQIYGSSDAEQRQLRTGELGRLRLWDDEQTPFPDPSRDPSRVPGFWLGLVIMQNLFAREHNAVCDHLHAAYPSWDDEELFQRARLVNSALIAKIHTVEWTPAVISHPTTVKALQTNWWGLAGERIHNLLGRISDSEIVSGIPGAKTDHYGAPFALTEEFVAIYRMHPLIRDDWDLRSAVDNETLRHCSLRDISGPEALKVLQTTNMGDLLYSFGTLHPGLVTLHNFPKFLQEYQRPDGHLQDLAATDILRSRELGIPRYNEFRRLLRMKPAANFEDLTDNAAWAKEIKRLYENDIEKVDLTIGMYAERLPAGFTFSNTAFRIFILMASVRLSSDRFFTSYYTPEVYSKAGMAWIDDNSMATVILRHHPELRPALAGLTNAFVPWHKAQSGTGDS